The Desulfobacterales bacterium genome includes a window with the following:
- a CDS encoding response regulator: MKKKTNLMMLENLSIGKKIGFCFSIILMLLLIVGIMGTFSVNKVVKGLKLYKKIYEVKDIFTNVKTFTDQYQFYSFKEGRKKQEEARKKTIAYLDKCTTIVRSLDNDLVNFDHSIKNVITIIKQEIINYSEDLDRYVISENSKIHLEKVINDFGKVMVPLIDSGEFLIEAMQTESRILINNWDLYFAKNTTTNWDNMLNSLYNMETSIEQWFNNVKKSEILKPIAEKIISQFKIYETKIHLYHKEILNQIDAKNQMVIHKDHLNNHIIELDKKMFSRMKDIEKFSILFNIGIMILSIIIGVLFSIFATHKWLILPILKLDKAAKLLANGEYDQILPVDRRDEIGSLGKSFDYMRNSIRINMEALKNAEKKYRSIFENAFEGIFQISSKCRFISANYSLAKLLGYSSPEELISSVTDIANQCYAFPEDHQKLINDNIHKDKFSGIEIKFLRKDKTTFWGSASIRAIYDTNHNCNYFEGSIIDITIFKEKEKAEKEREVAESANKAKSEFLAKMSHEIRTPMNAIIGLSDLSLKTDLNARQLDYLTKINLSAHSLLVIINDILDFSKIEAGKLDMEFIAFQLLDVFEKLTVLFYDKSAEKGIELIISIDEDVPYALIGDPTRLGQIITNLVSNAVKFTDKGEIVIKIKVLEKRDTTAMLFFSVEDTGIGITEEQLAGIFQPFNQADSSTTRKYGGSGLGLSITKRLVEMMKGHIYVSSQAGKGSIFSFEAEFGLLPIGRDFQLTPTRNLRGIKLLVIDDNLVSMRAIEEMLSSLTFRVTGVQSGQEGLNALIQAKSEDPFDLVITDYRMKKMDGFETVRAIRQAGIQNQKIGIPIPVIMISAYDLDGTLVENAKNEGINDFLRKPVNSSILLNTIMEIFGHKASQRINRKSIISTTDALKNISGAQILVVEDNEINQLVATELLRDAGFIITLADNGFKAVEQIKASEKFNYDLILMDIQMPEMDGYTASRKIRDFEISKSKSKIPIIAMTAHAMTGEREKCIAAGMDDYVAKPINPDALFEALIKWIKPGGRDISESNSIIKKEKLFEPKIELPNKLPGIDIQSGMERVVGNKKLYINLLRKFAQNYADTPAEINEALNKGDAETAERIAHTLKGVSGNIGADSLQKSAGSLEFTIKHGNKNAIRESMDKFSTDLDQLVNTITSIISKTESNAITRDQSENIAVNIKEITPLIKRLVELIETDLSEAMNHLDLMKPYLEQSNVHDKFQMIVEALDIFATDDALKNLYALAQELNIQITN, from the coding sequence TTGAAAAAAAAGACTAATCTAATGATGTTAGAAAATTTGAGTATTGGTAAAAAAATCGGATTTTGTTTTTCGATAATTCTTATGCTCTTGCTGATTGTCGGAATCATGGGAACCTTCTCAGTTAATAAAGTAGTAAAAGGCCTTAAGCTTTATAAAAAAATTTATGAAGTTAAAGATATTTTTACCAATGTCAAAACATTTACAGATCAATACCAATTTTATAGCTTTAAAGAAGGTAGAAAAAAACAGGAAGAAGCGAGAAAGAAAACAATCGCCTATTTGGATAAATGCACTACAATAGTAAGAAGTCTTGATAATGATCTTGTTAATTTTGATCATTCGATAAAAAATGTTATCACGATTATAAAACAAGAAATCATAAATTATAGTGAAGACTTAGATCGATATGTAATATCAGAGAATAGTAAAATACACTTGGAAAAAGTTATTAATGACTTTGGAAAAGTAATGGTTCCGTTAATAGACTCCGGAGAATTTTTAATTGAAGCGATGCAGACAGAAAGTCGGATTCTAATTAATAATTGGGATCTTTATTTTGCTAAGAACACAACAACTAATTGGGACAATATGCTTAATTCCCTATATAATATGGAAACATCAATTGAGCAATGGTTTAATAATGTAAAAAAAAGTGAAATATTAAAACCAATCGCAGAAAAAATTATAAGTCAATTTAAAATTTACGAAACAAAAATTCATTTGTACCATAAAGAAATTTTGAATCAAATCGATGCCAAAAACCAAATGGTTATTCATAAAGACCATTTAAATAACCACATAATTGAACTCGATAAAAAAATGTTCAGCAGGATGAAAGATATTGAAAAGTTTTCTATTCTTTTTAATATCGGTATCATGATTTTATCTATAATTATCGGTGTATTGTTTTCAATCTTTGCCACACATAAATGGTTAATACTTCCCATTTTAAAATTAGATAAAGCCGCCAAGCTGTTAGCTAATGGTGAATATGATCAAATTCTACCCGTTGATCGTAGGGATGAAATTGGCAGTTTAGGGAAAAGTTTTGACTATATGCGGAATTCCATACGAATTAATATGGAAGCTTTAAAAAATGCTGAAAAAAAATACAGAAGCATTTTTGAAAATGCCTTTGAAGGTATTTTTCAAATTTCCTCTAAATGTCGATTTATCAGTGCTAATTATTCATTGGCTAAACTATTGGGTTACAGTTCACCAGAAGAATTAATATCATCTGTAACCGATATTGCAAATCAATGTTATGCTTTTCCGGAAGATCATCAGAAATTAATTAACGATAATATTCATAAGGATAAATTTTCGGGCATCGAAATAAAGTTTTTACGCAAAGATAAAACTACGTTTTGGGGATCAGCTTCAATAAGAGCTATTTACGATACTAACCATAATTGTAATTATTTTGAAGGTTCGATTATTGATATCACCATATTTAAGGAAAAAGAGAAAGCAGAAAAAGAACGTGAGGTAGCAGAATCAGCTAATAAAGCTAAAAGTGAATTTTTGGCTAAAATGAGTCATGAAATCCGTACACCTATGAATGCCATCATAGGTTTGAGTGATCTTTCTCTAAAAACTGATTTGAACGCAAGGCAACTGGATTATTTAACAAAAATAAACTTATCAGCTCATTCCCTTTTGGTAATTATCAATGATATTCTCGATTTTTCTAAGATCGAGGCCGGTAAACTAGACATGGAATTTATCGCTTTTCAATTGCTCGATGTTTTTGAAAAGTTGACTGTTTTGTTTTATGATAAATCTGCTGAAAAAGGAATCGAACTGATTATTTCCATTGACGAGGACGTGCCCTATGCTTTAATTGGAGATCCAACTCGGCTTGGGCAGATTATCACTAATCTTGTAAGCAATGCAGTAAAATTTACTGATAAAGGCGAAATTGTTATCAAAATAAAAGTTTTGGAAAAGAGAGATACAACAGCTATGCTCTTTTTTTCCGTCGAGGATACTGGTATCGGTATTACTGAAGAACAACTTGCTGGAATATTTCAGCCTTTCAACCAGGCTGATAGCTCTACTACTCGAAAATACGGAGGTAGTGGTCTTGGACTTTCGATTACCAAGAGACTTGTGGAAATGATGAAAGGACATATCTATGTATCCAGTCAAGCTGGGAAAGGAAGTATTTTTTCATTTGAAGCTGAGTTTGGCCTACTTCCTATAGGTAGAGATTTCCAATTAACACCGACAAGGAATTTAAGGGGTATAAAATTACTGGTGATTGATGATAATCTTGTTTCCATGAGAGCAATTGAAGAAATGCTTTCTTCCTTGACTTTTAGAGTTACTGGAGTGCAATCTGGCCAGGAAGGACTGAACGCATTGATCCAAGCTAAGTCTGAGGACCCATTCGATCTTGTAATCACTGATTATCGTATGAAAAAAATGGATGGTTTCGAGACCGTCAGAGCTATTCGTCAAGCTGGAATCCAAAATCAAAAAATAGGCATCCCCATTCCTGTCATTATGATAAGCGCTTACGATTTGGACGGTACATTGGTTGAAAATGCTAAAAATGAAGGGATCAATGATTTCCTGCGTAAACCGGTAAATTCATCTATCCTTCTTAACACAATAATGGAAATTTTTGGGCACAAGGCTTCACAAAGAATCAATCGTAAATCAATAATCTCAACTACTGACGCCTTGAAAAACATCAGTGGAGCCCAAATTCTTGTAGTCGAAGACAATGAAATTAACCAACTAGTGGCCACCGAATTATTAAGGGATGCCGGTTTTATTATAACTTTAGCTGATAACGGATTTAAAGCGGTTGAGCAGATAAAGGCGAGTGAAAAATTTAACTATGACCTGATTTTAATGGATATTCAAATGCCGGAGATGGACGGTTATACAGCTTCACGAAAAATACGAGATTTTGAAATATCAAAATCAAAGTCTAAAATTCCTATTATCGCCATGACAGCCCATGCTATGACAGGTGAACGAGAAAAATGTATAGCTGCCGGTATGGATGATTATGTCGCCAAGCCTATCAACCCAGATGCTCTTTTTGAAGCGCTTATCAAGTGGATTAAACCTGGTGGACGGGATATATCCGAAAGCAACTCGATAATTAAAAAAGAGAAATTGTTTGAACCAAAAATTGAATTGCCGAATAAATTGCCAGGTATTGATATTCAATCAGGTATGGAAAGAGTTGTTGGTAATAAAAAATTATATATAAATTTACTGCGAAAATTTGCGCAAAATTACGCAGATACTCCGGCGGAAATAAATGAAGCCTTGAATAAGGGAGATGCTGAAACTGCTGAACGAATTGCTCATACACTTAAGGGTGTATCTGGAAACATAGGTGCTGATTCACTTCAAAAGTCAGCCGGCTCTCTGGAATTTACAATCAAGCATGGAAATAAAAATGCTATTCGCGAGTCGATGGATAAGTTTTCCACAGATTTAGACCAACTGGTAAACACGATTACATCAATTATATCAAAAACTGAATCAAATGCCATAACTCGTGATCAGTCGGAGAATATTGCTGTTAATATAAAAGAAATAACACCTCTGATAAAACGGCTTGTTGAGCTTATCGAAACGGATCTTTCGGAGGCGATGAATCACTTGGATCTTATGAAACCATACTTGGAACAAAGCAATGTTCATGATAAATTTCAAATGATAGTTGAGGCCCTTGATATTTTCGCCACAGATGATGCTCTAAAAAATTTGTATGCGCTTGCTCAAGAACTCAACATCCAAATTACCAATTAA
- a CDS encoding transposase, with the protein MKITRASKTYKRAKKTLSYYLHKVVKDYFSFKDLRLVVVEKLKNLKIGKQERSKEFRKTLSNWNYRELLDTIQMRCEENRVVFRSVNPYKTSQRCPSCAHTERENRKFKEFKCLKCGFSEHADYVGSLNILNRFLIGRYGADFKTDPIPLNTIG; encoded by the coding sequence ATGAAAATAACAAGAGCATCGAAAACCTACAAAAGAGCTAAAAAAACATTATCATATTATTTACATAAAGTCGTAAAAGATTATTTTTCTTTTAAAGATTTACGACTTGTTGTTGTTGAAAAATTAAAGAATTTAAAGATAGGTAAACAAGAAAGAAGTAAAGAATTTAGAAAGACGCTCAGTAACTGGAATTATAGGGAATTGCTGGATACAATCCAGATGCGATGTGAAGAAAACCGTGTTGTCTTTAGATCAGTCAATCCTTATAAAACCAGTCAAAGATGTCCATCATGCGCCCATACTGAGCGGGAGAATCGGAAGTTTAAAGAATTTAAGTGTCTGAAATGTGGGTTTTCGGAACATGCTGACTATGTCGGCTCGCTTAATATTTTAAACCGATTCCTCATCGGACGATATGGTGCCGATTTCAAAACCGACCCAATACCATTAAATACTATTGGTTAG